One Dictyostelium discoideum AX4 chromosome 3 chromosome, whole genome shotgun sequence genomic region harbors:
- the cog2 gene encoding oligomeric Golgi complex component, whose product MAMNLKNSSSGGNLTSSPSYNSFSSLNLSGNSFNNGSGSGSGSGSGSNEYIPLCFSKDVFTSNTFEVDQFISDCRKRVNLESVQKDLREYSKHLDSELIELINKEYQSFFSLSTSLVGFDTILNEFSISQSSIKSEIKSFNNEIVKVRGLVEDKLNEKKSIEQKKKLLQLYISISETLNNMNHLFDQLYQLTHPNDFKKINNNNNNHTNNETNINDGDVLELLIDRISNSFYQIQNQMSSLTNDELKFNIFQSLSLKIMDLSNKIEEKVEPIFKESLKRFINVNNNNKEIVDDNNEKQNKYDERILLVCLKTFQTIDKLNVPYKLFKTLIVKPRLAQIVSLRNLEINKSTTDGLSQIYNSIIEFLKNQCSSFFDISNLINNNLKEKQSNNNNNNNNNNNNNNNNNNNNQINNNSNNNNNNINNNNINNNYNNNIILYNNYNFISQSVLPEIDESLGFFKQIFATGIPDLFYKNYYLTFNFIQSIEVNFLTNKELLTQFRQSSSYSSLWKKWNFAVYFQLCFTNIAQHFEFNYLRIPLFDQLTLPTNNITNNNNNNNENNNEFYLKSTDGLRLSMDKCWSNSNFIFDLSSKFFKLFLQLIARYDTFISDTLIPLELELQQQLQQQQLQQQQQQQQQQQNIGDSVIKITPKSPPSLSNQSPISSSTTLNNKQSSPENFIYIISDIYKIKSKISTNYKELIIKTIGNHQNQHEILNLINDGILESCKTLEQLIPRISIIIENHLISKCLEPIEIISTLRSTYRMTNKPVPTKPSIYVSNLISPLEILINNKASSLHFIPPEIKLNWAISVLTPVTESFKNAATNLIQSVTQSNDIINKMVKKSKPTTTTSGGDMSDMDKISLQLYLDVDKFGLYIQKFGINLLTFEPFLGLKSIVEPFKKLILNQNK is encoded by the exons ATGGcaatgaatttaaagaatagtTCCTCAGGAGGTAATCtaacatcatcaccatcctATAactcattttcatcattaaatttaagtggaaatagttttaataatggaagtggtagtggtagtggtagtggtagtggtagtaatgAATACATTCCACTTTGTTTCAGTAAGGATGTATTCACATCGAATACATTTGAAGTTGATCAATTTATTAGTGATTGTAGAAAACGTGTTAATTTAGAATCTGTTCAAAAAGATTTAAGAGAATATAGTAAACATTTGGATtcagaattaattgaattaattaataaagagtATCAATCATTCTTTTCACTTTCAACTTCATTAGTTGGTTTCgatacaattttaaatgaattttcaatttctcaATCATCTATTAAATCTGAAATTAAA tcatttaataatgaaattgttaaAGTTAGAGGATTAGTTGaggataaattaaatgaaaagaaatcaattgaacaaaagaaaaaactaTTACAATTATATATTTCAATATCAGAgacattaaataatatgaatCATTTATTCGATCAATTATATCAATTAACTCATCCAAATgattttaagaaaataaataataataataataaccacaCTAATAATGAAACTAATATTAACGATGGTGATGTATTAGAATTACTAATTGAcagaatttcaaattcattttatcaaattcaaaatcaaatgtcatcattaacaaatgatgaattaaaatttaatatatttcaaTCATTATCACTT aaaattatggatttatcaaataaaatagagGAAAAGGTTGaaccaatttttaaagaatcattAAAGAGATTcataaatgtaaataataataataaagaaattgttgatgataataatgaaaaacaaaataaatatgatGAAAGAATATTACTAGTATGTTTAAAAACATTTCAAACTatagataaattaaatgtaccatataaattatttaaaacattaattGTTAAACCTAGATTAGCACAAATTGTTTCATTACGTAATTTAGagattaataaatcaacaactgATGGTTTATCacaaatttataattcaatcattgaatttttaaaaaatcaatgttCATCATTCTttgatatttcaaatttaattaataataatttaaaagaaaaacaatcaaacaataataataataataataataataataataataataataataataataataataatcaaattaataataatagtaataataataataataatataaataataataatataaataataattataataataatatcattttatataataattataattttatatcacAATCAGTTTTACCAGAAATTGATGAATCACTtggattttttaaacaaatatttgCAACTGGTATACcagatttattttataagaattattatttaacatttaatttcattcaaTCGATTGAAGTGAATTTCTTAAccaataaagaattattaactCAGTTTAGACAATCAAGTTCATATTCAAGTTTATGGAAGAAATGGAATTTCGCTGTTTATTTTCAACTTTGTTTTACAAATATTGCACAACATTTtgaattcaattatttaagaataccattatttgatcaattaactttaccaactaataatattactaataataataataataataatgaaaataataatgaattttatttaaaatcaacagATGGTTTAAGATTATCAATGGATAAATGTTggtcaaattcaaatttcatttttgatCTATCTTCAAAGTTTTTCAAACTATTCCTTCAATTAATTGCAAGATATGATACTTTTATTAGTGATACTTTAATACCATTAGAATTagaattacaacaacaattacaacaacaacaattacaacagcaacaacaacaacagcagcaacaacaaaatattgGTGATTCAGTTATAAAAATCACTCCAAAATCACCACCTTCACTATCGAATCAATCaccaatatcatcatcaacaacattaaataataaacaatcatCACCtgaaaatttcatttatataatttctgatatctataaaattaaatcaaaaatatcaacaaattataaagaattaatcattaaaactattggaaatcatcaaaatcaacatgaaattttaaatttaattaatg atggtaTTTTAGAAAGTTGTAAAACCTTAGAACAATTAATACCAAgaatttcaattataataGAGAATCATTTAATATCGAAATGTTTGGAAcctattgaaattattagtaCACTAAGATCAACTTATCGTATGACTAATAAACCTGTACCAACTAAACCTTCAATATatgtttcaaatttaatttcaccatTAGAAAttctaattaataataaagcaTCTTCATTACATTTCATTCCACcggaaattaaattaaattgggCAATCTCTGTATTAACTCCTGTCACtgaaagttttaaaaatgccgcaacaaatttaattcaaagtGTAACTCAATCAAATGAtatcattaataaaatgGTAAAGAAAAGTAAaccaaccacaaccaccagcGGTGGTGATATGTCTGATATGGATAAAATCTCACTTCAATTATATTTAGatgttgataaatttggtttatatattcaaaaatttggtataaatttattaactttCGAACCATTCTTGGGTTTAAAATCCATTGTGgaaccatttaaaaaattaattttaaatcaaaataaataa
- a CDS encoding heat shock factor -type DNA-binding domain-containing protein (Similar to HSF), whose translation MSILTRDGVAPFIKSLIQMLDTPENGHLIRWGKTGESIVITNCAEFETKLLPKYFKTGKFCSFIRQLNIYGFHKVEDEKQPVVEDSNHESSESQTARTFEFANDNFKKAYPDLLINIKRRKSVRRSLTLNNNNPNNYRAFPSSSLEDDDDDHIVGGGVSNSSLSTPSLSPIGSIGSNGDVKLGDMKINNNMSGINSNSYNSADKAILQQLLYQFTKFQVDYNELKFSHSSLQESHSQLQNAYQSLQHSHQNLLDRVLKLTKAILGQSILNTNSQFNPQNNLQNKQNNLVNDIISTNNNNNNNNNNNSNNNNNNNNNNNSQQQQQQQQQQQQQQQQQQQQQQHQIQMQPTPPQLPMPTPPQLPMPTPPQHQMQPTPPSPQQPTPPQQQVPQSQIPSSPQQQQQQQQQQYIISPPSYSPTSSSNQIGGFNQINKSNGSTNSINSNNSTINGNNNNNSNNNNNNNNNNNNNNNNNNNNNNNNSNNSNNGNNNNNNNNNNNNNNNKMGNSISNLSLGNLTSQLTNSNGSNSNNSTDLLSLVQQLSNGSLSTTNTQHLLNLIQQQQQIQLLQPQQQNQQQSQQQNQQSQPILPQPILPQQVQNFSPQHQSIRPTNNISNIDFTNEQFYLNNNNNNNNNNSNSNNNSNNNNNNNSNNSNNTSGNSINIQPTYNVKEEGGSEESNKRIEDFLLEQELFSQSNSLSAALTAAQKPGQGLGISQNLLGIQNNPDFFLNSTNNINNTNTNSMDTYGVYGNF comes from the exons atGTCGATTTTAACAAGAGATGGAGTTGCtccatttattaaatctttaatccAAATGTTGGATACACCAGAGAATGGTCACCTCATTAGATGGGGTAAAACTGGAGAATCAATTGTAATTACCAATTGTGCAGAATTTGAGACTAAACTTTTACCAAAATACTTTAAAACTGGAAAGTTTTGTAGTTTTATAAG acaattaaatatttatggATTTCATAAAGTTGAGGATGAAAAACAACCAGTTGTAGAAGATTCTAATCATGAATCATCAGAGTCACAAACCGCAAGAACATTTGAATTtgcaaatgataattttaagaAAGCATATCCTGATCTTTTAATAAACATCAAGAGAAGAAAGAGTGTAAGAAGATCATTGACATTGAACAACAATAATCCAAACAACTATAGAGCATTCCCCTCATCAAGTTtggaggatgatgatgatgaccaTATAGTTGGAGGTGGtgtttcaaattcatcactCTCTACACCATCCCTATCACCAATCGGTAGTATTGGTAGTAATGGTGATGTTAAATTGGGTGATATGAAGATCAACAATAACATGAGTGGCATTAATAGCAATAGTTATAACTCTGCTGACAAAGCAATCCTTCAACAATTGTTATACCAATTCACTAAATTCCAAGTAGATTATAACGAGTTGAAATTCTCTCACTCTAGTCTTCAAGAATCACATTCACAGCTTCAAAATGCCTATCAATCATTACAACACTCTCACCAAAATTTATTGGATAGAGTTTTAAAACTTACAAAAGCAATTTTAGGTCAATCCattttaaatacaaattcaCAATTCAATcctcaaaataatttacaaaataaacaaaataatttagtaaatgatataatttcaactaataataataataataataataataataataatagtaataataataataataataataataataataattcacagcaacagcaacagcaacagcaacagcaacagcagcagcaacaacaacaacaacaacaacaacaacaccaaattcaaatgCAACCAACTCCACCACAACTTCCAATGCCAACTCCACCACAACTTCCAATGCCAACTCCACCACAACATCAAATGCAACCAACCccaccatcaccacaacaaccaactccaccacaacaacaagtaCCACAATCTCAAATTCCAAGctcaccacaacaacaacaacaacaacagcaacaacaatataTTATTTCACCACCATCTTATTCACCAACATCGAGCAGTAACCAAATTGGAGgatttaatcaaattaataaatcaaatgggTCAACTAATAgcataaattcaaataacaGCACaataaatggtaataataacaataatagcaataataataacaataataacaataataacaacaataacaacaataataataataataataataataataacagtaataacagtaataatggtaataataataataataataataataataataataataataataataaaatgggAAATAGTATTAGTAATTTGAGTTTGGGTAATTTAACAAGTCAATTAACAaatagtaatggtagtaatagtaataatagcaCAGATCTTTTAAGTTTGGTTCAACAGCTCTCAAATGGTTCATTGTCAACAACTAATACAcaacatttattaaatttaattcaacaacaacaacaaatccAACTTttacaacctcaacaacaaaaccaacaacaaagtcaacaacaaaatcaacaatcacaaccTATACTACCACAACCTATACTACCACAACAAGTTCAAAATTTTTCACCACAACATCAATCGATTAGACccacaaataatatttccaATATAGATTTTACAAACGAACAATTTTACTtgaataataacaacaacaataacaataataatagtaatagtaataataatagtaataataataataacaataatagtaacaatagtAACAATACTAGTGGTAATAGTATAAATATTCAACCAACATACAATGTCAAAGAGGAAGGTGGTAGTGAAGAATCAAATAAGAGAATTGAAGATTTCCTTTTAGAACAAGAATTATTTTCCcaatcaaattcattaaGTGCCGCTTTGACTGCCGCTCAAAAACCAGGCCAAGGTTTGGGAATTTCTCAAAATCTTTTGGGTATACAAAATAATCcagatttctttttaaatagtacaaataatattaacaatacAAACACTAACTCAATGGATACTTATGGTGTCTATGgtaacttttaa